A genome region from Rathayibacter caricis DSM 15933 includes the following:
- a CDS encoding relaxase/mobilization nuclease domain-containing protein, giving the protein MRTNITRGTRMRGLMGYLVGPGKTNEHEEQHLIAGDSAIMAEYGHEVLDGAAAAAIAADLDRPRELFGVEVTRNKVRTDEDGEAVRDSAGAIVKDRVAADVWHCSLSLAAEEGQLTDEQWGRISTDFVQRMGFAGEDIGKADCRWVAVRHGLSKNGNDHVHIAVSLVREDGTKASVHKDYERSQTISRELEREYGLQVYQAPEREFPERGVRPGARESAARRGHVEPDMQRLERAVRAASSASQDESEFVRRLRQGGVLVRPRFATGRDDVIAGYSVALRPTNGEKAIWHGGGRLARDLTLPELRKGWPDQPESASDAASEWRATAKNPWQYTPVNPGRETAEPAPELFEAYAADMDRLHDYIRSVDPSDKATWAHVARETAGAYAAWSRRMEPTPGPLADAARSLARSAHLRAHETRPRPAMMPSTAAYSALIMAAAGNKKNAAAELLLLNQFARLTHAVASAHKAAGDARRMRELSQTLRGQLSAVRDGYQVVVKAEKVAENERAWQALPEELKDVRRLSQTNFGSGSPVPTKLTKADREREEAMLADRARQSRQGPDQDRGDRGR; this is encoded by the coding sequence GTGAGAACGAACATCACGCGCGGCACGCGCATGCGTGGACTGATGGGCTACCTCGTCGGTCCCGGTAAGACGAACGAGCACGAGGAGCAGCACCTGATCGCGGGGGATTCCGCGATCATGGCTGAGTACGGGCATGAGGTTTTGGACGGCGCTGCGGCTGCGGCGATCGCTGCGGATCTGGACCGACCGCGGGAGCTGTTCGGCGTCGAGGTGACGCGCAACAAGGTGCGCACCGACGAGGACGGCGAGGCTGTTCGGGACTCGGCCGGCGCGATCGTGAAGGATCGCGTGGCGGCGGATGTGTGGCATTGCTCGCTGTCGCTGGCGGCGGAGGAGGGCCAGCTCACAGACGAGCAGTGGGGCCGAATCTCGACCGACTTCGTGCAGCGGATGGGGTTCGCCGGCGAGGACATCGGCAAGGCCGATTGCCGGTGGGTCGCGGTGCGTCATGGCCTGTCGAAGAACGGCAACGACCACGTGCACATCGCCGTGTCGCTGGTGCGCGAGGACGGCACGAAAGCGTCGGTGCACAAGGACTACGAGCGGTCGCAGACGATCAGCCGTGAGCTGGAGCGCGAGTACGGGTTGCAGGTCTACCAGGCGCCGGAGCGCGAGTTCCCGGAGCGCGGTGTGCGGCCGGGAGCGCGTGAGTCCGCTGCACGTCGCGGGCACGTCGAGCCAGACATGCAGCGCCTCGAGCGCGCGGTGCGCGCTGCCTCATCCGCGTCGCAGGATGAGAGCGAGTTCGTTCGCCGTCTGCGCCAGGGCGGGGTGCTGGTGCGGCCTCGTTTCGCGACGGGCCGTGATGATGTGATCGCCGGCTACTCGGTCGCGCTGCGGCCGACGAACGGCGAGAAGGCGATCTGGCACGGCGGCGGCCGGCTCGCGCGCGACCTGACCTTGCCGGAGCTGCGGAAGGGCTGGCCGGACCAGCCGGAGTCCGCGTCGGATGCGGCATCCGAATGGCGCGCTACAGCGAAGAATCCCTGGCAGTACACGCCGGTCAACCCTGGCCGGGAGACGGCGGAGCCGGCCCCCGAGCTGTTCGAGGCGTACGCGGCGGACATGGACCGGCTGCACGACTACATCAGGTCCGTGGACCCCTCCGACAAGGCCACGTGGGCGCACGTCGCGCGCGAGACGGCCGGCGCCTACGCGGCGTGGTCCCGGCGCATGGAGCCCACCCCGGGACCGCTCGCGGACGCTGCGCGATCGCTCGCCCGCTCGGCGCACCTTCGGGCGCACGAGACGCGCCCGCGGCCCGCGATGATGCCCTCGACGGCGGCGTACTCCGCACTGATCATGGCCGCGGCGGGGAACAAGAAGAATGCAGCCGCGGAGCTGCTGCTGCTGAACCAGTTCGCGCGCTTGACGCACGCGGTCGCGTCGGCTCACAAGGCAGCCGGTGATGCGCGACGGATGCGCGAGCTGTCGCAGACGTTGCGGGGTCAGTTGTCCGCTGTACGCGATGGCTACCAGGTCGTCGTGAAGGCCGAGAAGGTCGCGGAGAACGAGCGGGCCTGGCAGGCGCTCCCGGAGGAGCTCAAAGACGTTCGACGGCTGTCCCAGACCAACTTCGGGTCGGGCAGTCCCGTGCCCACGAAGCTCACCAAGGCTGACCGGGAGCGCGAGGAAGCGATGCTCGCGGACCGCGCCCGACAGTCTCGGCAGGGACCTGACCAGGACCGCGGCGACCGTGGCCGATAG
- a CDS encoding FAD-dependent oxidoreductase — protein sequence METFTPREADSMEQVKTGDSTASVVVIGAGIIGAAIAYHLADRGCDVALVDAGLPGRGATEHSFAWIGRSADSVNPAAALREASQVVLNSRSLGVVRSLERSGCKWQVCAWPSQSGSVLGRCYGRIAAWSETRSGRASTSSAKLLQTSWRR from the coding sequence ATCGAGACGTTCACTCCGAGAGAAGCTGACAGCATGGAGCAGGTGAAGACAGGAGACTCAACTGCTTCCGTCGTGGTGATCGGAGCAGGGATCATCGGCGCGGCAATTGCCTACCACCTGGCCGATCGCGGCTGCGACGTTGCACTCGTAGATGCGGGCCTTCCCGGCCGCGGAGCCACCGAGCATTCGTTCGCCTGGATCGGACGCTCCGCTGACTCCGTGAACCCCGCCGCCGCACTCCGCGAAGCATCTCAGGTGGTTCTAAACTCGAGGTCGCTCGGAGTTGTTCGTTCGCTCGAGCGCAGCGGATGCAAGTGGCAGGTGTGTGCTTGGCCGTCCCAATCGGGATCGGTGCTCGGACGCTGTTACGGAAGAATTGCGGCGTGGAGCGAAACGCGATCTGGCAGAGCATCGACGTCGAGCGCGAAGCTCTTGCAGACGAGTTGGCGCAGGTGA
- a CDS encoding plasmid mobilization protein, with the protein MFGRRRRANVPGVAARSKRYEVSVTPEEDAHLRARAEVLEVTVPRLLFESAMNAQVRTDTEWRLVVAELFRVSKLLQKTSDNMNQLARFANSTGQFPAEAVEAAEEYRRVRRLIEATADRLGGR; encoded by the coding sequence TTGTTCGGCCGGCGCCGTCGCGCGAACGTGCCCGGTGTCGCTGCGCGGTCGAAGCGCTACGAGGTGTCGGTCACGCCCGAGGAGGATGCGCACCTGCGCGCCCGTGCCGAGGTGCTGGAAGTGACGGTGCCGCGACTGCTGTTCGAGTCCGCGATGAACGCCCAGGTGCGCACGGACACGGAGTGGCGGTTGGTGGTTGCTGAGCTGTTCCGGGTGTCGAAGCTGTTGCAGAAGACGTCGGACAACATGAACCAGCTCGCGCGGTTCGCGAACAGCACGGGCCAGTTCCCGGCCGAGGCCGTTGAGGCTGCGGAGGAGTACCGACGGGTGCGACGCCTGATCGAGGCGACGGCAGACCGGCTCGGTGGACGGTGA